A portion of the Oncorhynchus clarkii lewisi isolate Uvic-CL-2024 chromosome 27, UVic_Ocla_1.0, whole genome shotgun sequence genome contains these proteins:
- the LOC139385664 gene encoding C2 domain-containing protein 3, translating to MKTKKLKSTKCGSIRRKVPSDVSPTTSLPPLVEGQLRCFLRVTVSRVLWTVPKPSPTTFIRLRWWGESSNGTHFRPRDGSQKTQKTVKSTARFPIRCGPKQFTSYLTDMGSLVLEVLTKPEHLPIARAQVAGISCLSLSHSISGFFTLVSPTSEKLGELQVSLALEALTETYDSSCSVPTTDMSIETAVSAFRSTVKPASQPNILVVPSLSRPLSVNSGKESGSNTPRGKDHLYFQNAQTEKKTDLALENQKPTSSRSQHGQGAANPTVQESTHGQTTNDILSVILERGSKLRNAMVVSALKSDMDSELALKDTPLPLPKDNIGAPPMPSIPPHGRLLQNILHADSSLLQSPHSPPDYLSPDCTAADTENRAVDLLLGSLNGSALPIWDGEGSPPDSFLSVYGDSELNDPQYDQSLLENLFYKAPMSNSSPSDDDKDGPSPKKNLKKRGDDKELRHSGPKKSGGLDSENVQTPGTGDMLPGLCMDQLTVLGEVRLARVVIHSLTVPADGTTTIPKKMSGKGKPPRPLSSKKCSYFVEYLFPVASSRHDPSQALAAEVTRVFSSKVTGDGVNFQQRNVFPVRFSGSTIEQWWGTELTFNIYFRNSSQKKPVAIGKAVFPLRCLLQREQLSQTIILPVQSLQGTGDSQDIGPLKVSLELAADNKDFSSANGQRSAGASYKAPSHALTSLQREASPSRVDMTTIRPQHHDTRGEDIPLSTVNNRYSRTGKITVAPQGPSPLTSLQTSHDRPQAHQVVEEDSGVLLHALLMVPNGKDFSCKPMQPPNVYLNCKLFGQDETSRSVISWGQANPSFNFVQVAPVALTSRLLERMRNNVMVIEVWQRAGSLGQDRLLGLVKLPLHQFYMSFRDPKISHLLLQAQYPVLGVDSYMPVIDVFSGIIKGNLRVLLAMGLSVQIVSLQHMRDEELGSVSHLPRPAHLLDHQPHKEHQVKPSPEETMREHLFVVRVERVKGLTPLQSTVWGEADCYVQYTFPTQEEPPAQSLDPNLLNCSVNLRQFRTTTTLCVPDPVFGHSESHVLLAPVEVPVQRLLLSSFSSQGLANGGGIPFEVWCRYYYPNVRDQLVAKGMLPLSKLCAMVTMQRQQPTEAQVFSLPLMPRTDSPAGHQPQPSGLLDVFVHYKQRPLISDVRSGGAASRVVTMVVQVHRAAGLQAAARALSEQDETFQYYADVGVNVYVTAHLSFLPERERRSTRVAARTFCPEFDHHTEFPCELQVQRSSGETCSLAELLQEATAVFTVWNRDSRMVMVSPRSKNTLLGTVRIQLADLIHKRTGISGWFGVSLPKDLTSSPRHHIFVGGLDISINFAHHADRERVITAAQGLGWEVGREEEEEELPNEGDMWAETPRTVSLTMSMPRAWLPVHCLLLPGHSELQRSTYCYFRYKLYDGEAFCSQLRHPGLSVEEGGGGEEGLATVAFRGSRTVELRSSQPLLWYLREEKLEIQVWVAFGKDRRPRPHDMDRLVGSAFVDLSSLAKMARHKLNLSGVYPLFRRSAPDLSGAALRVHITLTPGSLPEAHTPGGMDSQDQENCDSQGEEKEGGQGVPSSTASVSRQSGTPSRHQTKSSVSVEPSQPFEVSMEDTFTVTITVDRAMHLSLKGCPLAERSGGLPSCWVSYVTTDSAEPVTTALIADSHCPVWDHQQECRLSKQLLLDPQQSLVFKVWHKGDVERVIGFASVDLSPLLSGFQSVCGWYNITDFNGQCQGQLKVSVSPLKGVQELRGQRQAVCDGNKDSALFQTLPLYYHTTATYSSFPSHVSRYTEQRINSTPHLSDRLLPERSSESDRHDEHMDRVRLYHQSLQEGGVGVPTSAAAVDAHPSSSVLFSALRKNLSELDDIQRYFSHKLSTHTFPSQSEQGQRSRLDEHQVSDTDSSQLLLKSTRLVGEVNNLISDLQGHHRMETIPSSPKNSSTTPPVPDDHHLPEGYETFPQSAPCFHKASGSPQEDLSPVPSPVPCMYQEHSDSQADEEEEDKAPASEADEGGGPREEEEDGDYEETVVEPRPLNEFASLTDRTSPWTSLLSDPDLASLESLETPEERQALDYSYHPSLTQQEGERSDLQTDTLQAWRSSEAKGSRLEEREQHVNSEFSQGPDTDEEEDTVSDGERTLQTSDNEAALHQESITAALHEQSLLCSGETASRVPGDRDVLSEVETSGLLYDTAAFSEEDTEHVVVTSDTYQPEMFLHKEDNRKSKHSDPVEIPNFFLSSHHMEASMRALRIAPVFPLASSDPKKSSLRHGILCRRVPRPRPNIPPSSMKKEETKRIAKIFASHFKD from the exons ATGAAGACAAAAAAATTGAAGTCTACCAAATGTGGAAGCATCAGGAGGAAAG TCCCCAGTGATGTGTCCCCAACCACAAGCCTCCCTCCACTGGTTGAGGGTCAGCTGCGATGCTTTCTACGAGTGACAGTAAGCAGAGTTTTATGGACAGTCCCCAAGCCTTCCCCGACAACTTTTATCAGATTGCGCTGGTGGGGAGAGTCTTCCAATGGGACCCACTTCAGACCACGGGATGGGTCACAAAAGACACAGAAGACTGTGAAGTCCACTGCTCGCTTTCCCATCCGATGTGGACCGAAGCAGTTCACATCCTACTTAACAG ATATGGGCTCTCTGGTGCTGGAGGTGCTGACAAAGCCAGAACACCTGCCAATTGCTCGTGCTCAGGTTGCTGGGatttcttgtctctctctgtcacactccaTCAGTGGGTTCTTCACCCTGGTGTCTCCAACGTCTGAGAAGCTTGGAGAATTACAG GTGTCGCTTGCTCTGGAGGCCCTGACTGAAACGTACGACAGCAGCTGCTCAGTTCCCACCACAGACATGAGTATCGAAACGGCTGTGTCTGCATTCAGGTCCACAGTGAAGCCAGCATCTCAACCAAACATTCTGGTGGTGCCCTCCTTGTCCAGACCACTCTCTGTCAACAGTGGGAAAGAGTCAGGGAGCAATACGCCAAG AGGGAAAGACCATTTGTACTTCCAAAATGCCCAGACGGAAAAAAAGACTGACTTGGCACTTGAGAACCAAAAGCCAACATCAAGTAGATCTCAACATGGACAGGGAGCGGCAAATCCCACAGTGCAGGAATCAACTCACGGACAGACCACCAACGACATACTTTCAG TTATTTTAGAGCGTGGAAGCAAGCTTAGAAATGCCATGGTGGTATCAGCTTTAAAGTCTGACATGGACTCTGAACTGGCTCTGAAAGacactcctctacctcttccaAAGGACAACATAGGAGCACCACCAAT GCCGTCCATTCCTCCCCATGGGAGGCTACTGCAGAACATTCTGCATGCTGACTCCAGTCTCCTGCAGTCTCCCCACAGTCCCCCAGACTACCTCAGCCCAGACTGTACTGCTGCTGACACTGAGAACAGGGCAGTGGATCTGCTGCTGGGCAG TTTGAACGGATCTGCTCTCCCTATCTGGGATGGAGAGGGCTCTCCTCCTGATTCTTTCCTCAGTGTGTATGGAGACAGTGAACTCAATGACCCACAGTATGACCAGAGCCTGCTAGAGAACCTCTTCTACAAAGCTCCT ATGTCTAACAGCAGTCCAAGTGATGACGACAAGGATGGTCCTTCTCCAAAGAAGAACCTCAAGAAGAGGGGTGATGATAAAGAGCTGAGGCACTCTGGTCCAAAGAAAAGTGGAGG CCTGGACTCAGAAAATGTGCAGACTCCAGGGACTGGGGATATGCTTCCTGGGCTGTGTATGGACCAGCTCACTGTCCTAGGTGAGGTCCGGTTGGCCAGAGTAGTGATTCACTCCCTGACTGTGCCTGCCGACGGCACCACCACCATACCTAAGAAGATGTCTGGCAAAGGGAAACCTCCTCGACCCCTCTCCTCTAAGAAATG CTCCTATTTTGTGGAGTACCTGTTCCCCGTAGCTTCCAGCAGGCATGATCCTAGTCAGGCCCTGGCAGCAGAGGTGACACGAGTTTTCTCTAGTAAAGTTACAGGAGATG GGGTGAACTTTCAGCAGCGCAATGTGTTTCCAGTCCGCTTCAGTGGGTCAACTATTGAGCAGTGGTGGGGAACAGAACTCACATTTAACATCTACTTCAGAAACAGCTCCCAGaagaaa CCTGTAGCCATTGGCAAGGCTGTGTTCCCCCTCCGCTGTCTACTGCAGAGGGAGCAGCTGAGTCAGACTATCATTCTGCCTGTCCAGAGTCTGCAGGGGACTGGTGATAGCCAGGACATCGGCCCCCTCAAg GTGTCACTTGAACTGGCTGCAGACAACAAAGATTTCTCATCAGCCAATGGTCAAAGGTCAGCTGGAGCTAGTTACAAAGCCCCCTCCCATGCCCTGACCAGTCTCCAGAGAGAAGCTAGCCCCTCAAGGGTGGACATGACAACCATTAGGCCTCAGCATCACGACACTAGAGGGGAGGATATCCCTCTATCTACTGTTAATAATAGATATTCCAGGACGGGAAAAATAACTGTGGCCCCTCAAG GTCCCTCACCTCTCACCAGCCTCCAGACATCTCATGACAGACCTCAGGCCCAtcaggtggtggaggaggacagtggggTTCTGCTGCATGCTTTGCTCATGGTGCCTAATGGAAAGGACTTTAGCTGTAAACCCATGCAGCCTCCTAATGTCTACTTGAACTGTAAGCTCTTTGGCCAGGATGAGACGTCCAGATCAGTGATCAGCTGGGGCCAGGCAAACCCCTCATTCAACTTTGTACAG GTGGCTCCTGTGGCTTTGACCTCGAGGCTGCTAGAGAGGATGAGGAACAATGTGATGGTGATTGAGGTTTGGCAGAGAGCAGGAAGCTTAGGGCAGGATCGGCTCCTAGGGCTGGTCAAACTACCCCTCCACCAGTTCTACATGTCCTTCAG AGATCCCAAGATTTCCCACCTTCTGCTTCAGGCTCAATACCCAGTGTTAGGGGTGGACAGCTACATGCCAGTCATTGATGTGTTTTCAGGCATTATTAAGGGCAACCTCCGGGTGCTTCTAGCCATGGGTCTATCTGTCCAAATAGTATCTCTGCAGCATATGAGGGATGAAGAACTTGGCTCTGTGTCTCATCTCCCAAGACCAGCCCATTTGCTGGATCACCAACCACACAAGGAACA TCAGGTGAAGCCGTCTCCCGAGGAGACTATGAGAGAGCACTTGTTTGTggtgagagtggagagagtgaagGGGCTGAcaccactacagtctacagtctggGGGGAGGCTGACTGTTATGTCCAGTACACCTTCCCTACTCAGGAGGAACCTCCTGCTCAAAGTCTGGACCCAAATCTGTTAAACTGCA gtGTGAATCTGAGGCAGTTCCGTACCACCACTACCCTGTGTGTTCCTGACCCAGTGTTTGGCCACAGTGAGAGTCACGTGCTGCTGGCTCCTGTAGAAGTCCCAGTCCAGAGACTGCTACTCAGCTCTTTCTCCAGCCAGGGCCTGGCCAATGGAGGAGGCATCCCGTTTGAAGTGTGGTGCAG GTACTATTACCCAAATGTCCGGGACCAGTTGGTGGCTAAAGGGATGCTGCCCCTGTCCAAGCTGTGCGCCATGGTGACCATGCAGAGACAACAGCCCACTGAAGCCCAGGTCTTCTCCCTTCCGCTGATGCCCAGGACTGACAGCCCTGCTGGACACCAACCTCAGCCCTCAG GATTGCTTGATGTGTTTGTTCATTACAAACAACGTCCGTTGATATCTGATGTAAGGAgtgggggggctgcctctcgggtgGTGACCATGGTGGTTCAGGTGCACAGGGCAGCAGGACTACAGGCAGCAGCAAG GGCTTTGTCAGAGCAAGATGAAACGTTTCAGTACTATGCTGATGTTGGGGTGAATGTGTACGTTACTGCCCATCTCTCTTTCCTGCCTGAGAGGGAGAGGCGCAGTACCCGTGTGGCCGCCAGGACCTTCTGCCCAGAGTTTGACCACCACACCGAGTTCCCCTGTGAGCTGCAG GTCCAGAGGAGCTCTGGGGAGACCTGCAGCCTGGCTGAGCTCCTGCAGGAGGCCACAGCTGTCTTCACTGTCTGGAATAGAGACAGTCGCATGG TGATGGTCAGCCCGAGATCAAAGAATACTCTGTTGGGTACAGTGAGAATTCAGCTGGCTGATCTCATCCATAAAAGAACAG GGATCAGTGGGTGGTTTGGAGTGTCTCTGCCGAAGGACCTGACCTCATCTCCCAGACATCACATATTCGTGGGCGGCCTGGACATCTCCATCAACTTTGCACACCatgcagatagagagagggtCATCACTGCCGCCCAGGGCCTGGGctgggaggtggggagggaggaggaggaagaggagctaCCCAATGAGGGAGATATGTGGGCTGAGACTCCAAGGACGGTGTCCCTGACCATGTCCATGCCCAGAGCTTGGCTGCCTGTCCACTGTCTCCTCCTGCCTGGACACAGCGAGCTGCAGCGCTCCACCTACTGCTACTTTAGATATAAACTCTACGACGGAGAGGCCTTCTGCTCCCAGCTCAGACACCCTGGCCTGTCtgtggaggagggaggtggaggtgaAGAGGGCCTGGCCACGGTGGCCTTCAGAGGAAGCAGGACTGTGGAGCTGAGGAGCAGCCAGCCCCTGCTGTGGTACCTCCGGGAGGAGAAACTTGAGATTCAGGTGTGGGTGGCCTTTGGGAAGGACAGGAGACCTAGGCCTCATGACATGGACCGGCTGGTGGGCTCAGCCTTCGTGGACCTCTCCTCCCTGGCCAAGATGGCAAGGCACAAGCTGAATCTCAGTG GTGTGTACCCCCTGTTCAGGCGCTCCGCCCCAGATCTGAGTGGAGCTGCCCTGAGGGTCCACATCACCCTGACCCCTGGATCCCTCCCAGAGGCGCACACACCTGGAGGAATGGACAGCCAGGACCAGGAGAACTGTGACagccagggagaggagaaggagggagggcagGGAGTCCCTTCATCCACAGCATCTGTGTCCAGACAGTCTGGAACACCCAGCAGACACCAGACCAAGTCCTCAGTGAGTGTAGAGCCTTCACAGCCCTTCGAGGTCAGCATGGAGGACACGTTCACTGTCACCATCACTGTGGACAGGGCTATGCACCTCAGTCTTAAAG GCTGTCCTCTAGCTGAGCGGAGTGGAGGGCTGCCCAGTTGTTGGGTGTCCTACGTCACGACTGACTCTGCTGAACCAGTCACCACAGCTCTCATAGCAGACAGTCACTGCCCCGTCTGGGACCACCAGCAGGAGTGCAG GCTGTCAAAGCAACTTCTTCTGGATCCACAACAGTCCCTGGTGTTCAAAGTCTGGCACAAAGGAG ATGTGGAGCGGGTGATTGGGTTTGCCTCAgtggacctgtcccctctcctgtcaggcttccagtcagtgtgtggctGGTACAACATCACTGACTTCAATGGCCAGTGCCAGGGCCAGCTCAAAGTGTCTGTCTCCCCACTTAAGGGAGTCCAGGAGCTGCGGGGTCAGAGACAGGCTGTGTGTGACGGCAACAAAGACTCA GCTTTGTTCCAGACCCTGCCCCTCTATTACCACACGACAGCCACATACAGCAGCTTCCCCTCCCACGTCAGCCGCTACACAGAGCAGAGGATCAACTCCACACCCCACCTTTCTGACAGGCTGCTGCCAGAAAG GTCCAGTGAAAGTGACCGGCATGATGAGCACATGGACAGGGTGCGACTGTACCACCAGAGTCTTCAGGAGGGGGGAGTGGGCGTCCCCACCAGTGCTGCTGCGGTGGACGCCCATCCCTCCAGCTCCGTTCTGTTTTCAGCACTCCG GAAGAACCTAAGTGAGTTGGATGACATCCAGAGGTACTTCAGCCATAAGCTGTCCACCCATACCTTCCCCTCTCAAAGTGAGCAGGGCCAGCGCTCCAGACTGGACGAGCACCAGGTCTCAGACACAGACTCCTCCCAGCTCCTTCTCAAGTCCACCCGCCTGGTTGGGGAGGTTAACAACCTCATCAGTG ATCTACAGGGACATCATCGCATGGAGACAATACCTTCTAGCCCCAAGAACAGCTCAACAACTCCCCCTGTTCCAGATGACCACCACCTGCCCGAAGGCTATGAAACATTCCCCCAGAGTGCTCCATGTTTCCATAAAGCATCAGGCTCCCCCCAGGAGGATTTGTCTCCTGTCCCTTCACCTGTACCATGTATGTATCAGGAACACAGTGATTCTCAggctgatgaagaggaggaggacaaggcCCCTGCATCTGAAGCTGATGAAGGAGGAGGTcccagagaggaggaagaggatggagatTATGAGGAGACCGTGGTAGAGCCCAGGCCTCTGAATGAGTTTGCATCtctaacagacagaaccagcccctggaccagcctgCTGTCAGACCCAGACCTAGCCTCTCTGGAGAGTCTGGAGACACCAGAGGAGCGCCAAGCCTTGGACTACTCCTACCACCCTAGCCTCACCCAACAGGAGGGGGAGAGGTCTGATCTGCAGACTGACACCCTGCAGGCTTGGAGGTCTAGTGAGGCCAAAGGCAGCAGACTAGAGGAGAGGGAgcaacatgttaactctgaattcTCTCAGGGACCAGACACAGATGAGGAGGAAGACACGGTGAGTGATGGTGAGAGGACACTCCAAACCTCTGACAATGAGGCAGCACTACATCAGGAGTCCATCACTGCTGCTCTACACGAACAGtccttattgtgtagtggagagACTGCTAGCAGGGTTCCTGGTGACAGAGATGTTCTGTCAGAGGTTGAGACCTCCGGGTTGTTGTACGACACAGCTGCTTTCTCAGAAGAGGACACAGAACATGTTGTTGTCACATCTGACACATATCAGCCAGAAATGTTCCTACACAAAGAAGACAACAGGAAGTCTAAACA CTCTGACCCTGTGGAGATCCCTAATTTCTTCCTCTCATCTCACCACATGGAGGCTTCTATGAGAGCGCTACGCATAGCACCTGTCTTCCCCCTGGCCTCTTCTGACCCA